One Nonomuraea angiospora DNA segment encodes these proteins:
- a CDS encoding endonuclease/exonuclease/phosphatase family protein has translation MRMIARLMVAVVTLGATLLTGGSAHAADSVKTYNVWQWNVSGWKMNGGSTTNGMVDAAADSIRTRDSDFAAFNELCWSQYQALQKKLIENGWVSEGTSFARFAAIRNGEESDDDPACNEEPFGIAIFSRRDLGTAEKYDLPKYTQNVVYKLLCAPLVGLQHMRFCTTHITSKDSNINGSPINEQQLNAVQEHLEDLYNAGNTVIIAGDFNARPHLQRLNDWYSPTVNGPNNHNNTGAYRELDDLDPRCPGVGEPTTLDTLPVEKPCNDRPKIDMIFVRESLIAGAYSGDALGEGTGGTACGGGPCSDHRVLIGTVTVRVKV, from the coding sequence ATGAGAATGATCGCCCGGTTGATGGTCGCCGTGGTGACCTTGGGCGCGACACTACTGACCGGCGGCTCGGCGCACGCCGCCGATTCGGTGAAGACCTACAACGTGTGGCAGTGGAATGTGTCCGGCTGGAAGATGAACGGCGGGTCCACGACCAACGGAATGGTGGACGCCGCAGCCGATTCGATCCGGACCAGAGACTCGGATTTCGCGGCCTTCAACGAACTCTGCTGGAGTCAGTACCAGGCGCTGCAGAAAAAGCTCATAGAGAACGGCTGGGTGTCCGAGGGCACAAGCTTCGCCCGCTTCGCGGCCATCCGAAACGGGGAAGAATCGGACGATGACCCGGCCTGCAACGAAGAGCCGTTCGGCATCGCCATCTTCAGCCGGCGAGACCTCGGCACCGCCGAGAAGTACGACTTGCCGAAATACACCCAGAACGTCGTGTACAAGCTTCTGTGCGCGCCGCTTGTCGGCCTCCAGCATATGCGGTTCTGCACCACGCACATCACCAGCAAAGACTCGAACATCAACGGAAGCCCCATCAATGAGCAGCAACTGAACGCGGTACAGGAGCATCTCGAGGACCTCTACAACGCCGGCAACACCGTGATCATCGCCGGCGACTTCAACGCACGCCCCCACCTTCAACGGCTCAACGACTGGTACTCTCCGACGGTCAACGGGCCGAACAACCACAACAACACCGGTGCGTACAGGGAGCTCGACGACCTGGATCCGCGATGCCCCGGCGTCGGCGAACCCACCACCCTGGACACGCTCCCCGTTGAGAAACCCTGCAACGACCGCCCCAAGATCGACATGATCTTCGTACGGGAGAGCTTGATCGCCGGCGCGTACTCCGGTGACGCGCTGGGGGAGGGCACCGGGGGCACCGCCTGTGGTGGCGGGCCGTGCTCCGACCACCGCGTGCTGATCGGCACGGTCACGGTCCGCGTCAAGGTCTGA
- a CDS encoding RidA family protein codes for METSLTQPINPATLPDATGNYTHGTLVAGVRRTVFVSGQVPWARQGAVPEDFDSQCRLTWHNVFAVLAEADMGVRNLAKVTTYLSDRMYREANSRIRQEILGDHRPALTIIITDIYSEEWLLEIEAIAVE; via the coding sequence ATGGAAACGTCCCTGACACAGCCGATCAATCCCGCGACGCTCCCGGACGCGACGGGCAACTACACGCATGGCACCTTGGTGGCTGGTGTCCGCCGCACTGTGTTCGTCAGCGGCCAGGTCCCATGGGCCAGGCAGGGCGCAGTTCCCGAAGACTTCGACTCCCAGTGCCGCTTGACGTGGCACAACGTCTTCGCCGTACTGGCCGAGGCCGACATGGGCGTACGAAACCTCGCCAAGGTCACGACGTACCTCTCCGACCGCATGTACCGGGAAGCCAACAGCCGCATCCGCCAAGAGATTCTCGGAGACCACCGTCCTGCTCTCACCATCATCATCACCGACATCTATTCCGAGGAATGGCTGCTGGAAATCGAGGCGATCGCCGTCGAGTGA
- a CDS encoding DUF5937 family protein, protein MPRLVFSDSDLGRVRFAILPFQETLKAARGLGLPKPPPGLAAWRHARRAVLPAVARPVVTLCSAHTQHLPDFLTPQPATDSMSFEDELHAALDDPSVPVQQDTAAFAGVLETVPVVVDTLLHHPDRGRRTLRHAFTAFHQAVLAADWPRLHAQLAADVAYRARLAAQHGLDAMLATLCPPHVRWEYPHLGFDGPGAPDFALGGRGLVLVPSMFLTDGVHRQLNDRQQPMLFYPARTAGAFWRDNGGRSWPDGRLAGAIGERRAAVLRALADRPGCGTTDLAAALDVTPATASTHVANLRRAGLVVTIRVARTARHELTPLGRHLLDAHIG, encoded by the coding sequence ATGCCTCGCCTGGTGTTCTCCGACTCGGACCTCGGTCGTGTCCGATTCGCCATCCTGCCCTTTCAGGAAACGCTGAAAGCGGCGCGTGGCCTCGGGCTGCCGAAACCGCCGCCTGGCCTGGCCGCGTGGCGTCATGCCAGGCGTGCAGTGTTGCCTGCGGTGGCTCGGCCGGTGGTGACACTGTGCTCGGCGCACACCCAGCATCTGCCGGACTTTCTGACGCCGCAGCCTGCTACTGACTCGATGTCGTTCGAGGACGAACTCCACGCGGCGCTTGACGACCCATCCGTGCCGGTGCAACAGGACACGGCTGCGTTCGCCGGCGTACTGGAGACCGTTCCAGTGGTCGTCGACACGCTGCTGCACCATCCCGACCGCGGTCGGCGAACGTTGAGGCACGCTTTCACGGCGTTCCACCAAGCGGTGCTGGCTGCCGATTGGCCACGGCTGCACGCCCAGTTGGCGGCGGATGTGGCCTATCGTGCACGGCTCGCGGCGCAGCATGGTCTGGACGCCATGCTCGCCACTTTGTGCCCTCCACACGTGCGTTGGGAGTATCCGCATCTGGGATTCGACGGGCCGGGCGCGCCCGATTTCGCCCTCGGCGGCCGCGGGCTGGTTTTGGTGCCGAGCATGTTCCTGACCGATGGTGTGCACCGGCAGCTCAACGACCGGCAGCAGCCGATGCTCTTCTATCCGGCGCGCACGGCCGGGGCGTTCTGGCGTGACAACGGTGGGCGCAGCTGGCCAGATGGGCGTTTGGCCGGGGCAATCGGTGAGCGCCGGGCGGCGGTATTGCGGGCTCTTGCCGATCGCCCCGGCTGCGGCACCACGGACCTTGCCGCGGCGTTAGACGTCACGCCGGCAACCGCCTCGACGCATGTGGCGAATCTGCGACGTGCCGGGCTGGTCGTCACCATCCGGGTGGCACGAACGGCCCGGCACGAGCTGACTCCGCTGGGCCGGCACCTGCTGGACGCGCACATCGGATAA
- a CDS encoding FAD-dependent monooxygenase, translated as MNAEVVVVGAGPIGLLLAGDLAQAGIRVTLVERRTEESPLSRAFAVHARTMEVLDMRGLAEEVLATGRTVPGLLAWDHVMIGMAELPGRFPYMLITPQYEIERLLLKRALEAGVHLLAGHAVTGLQQGADDVSVHVRTPDREESTLRALYVVGADGRRSVVREAAGIAFPGHAVTRSMMLADVRLTEEPKNVLSVNGVREGFVFIAPFGDGWYRVICYNHLNGDLPDEAPVDLEELKWLTGKAYGTDFGMHSPRWMSRFHSDERQAASYRAGRVFVAGDAAHVHVPAGGQGMNTGLQDAANLSWKLVAAVRGWARPGLLDTYDNERHPVGRAVLRTSGIYSRMALLRSPFLRTLRNRISGTAMRITPIRRAVALNMLSGISHRYAAPEGAHPWVGRRVPDFALDGAAGRLYEALRGGRFVLSTPLVPPSGWSDRVEHVIPADRGMRSMLIRPDGHLAWAGDGDLARPLADWCGPAS; from the coding sequence ATGAATGCGGAGGTCGTCGTTGTCGGAGCCGGGCCGATCGGGCTATTGCTTGCCGGTGACCTGGCCCAGGCGGGGATCCGGGTCACGCTGGTCGAGCGGCGGACCGAGGAATCGCCGCTGTCCAGGGCGTTCGCCGTGCACGCCCGCACGATGGAGGTGCTGGACATGCGCGGCCTGGCCGAGGAGGTTCTGGCCACCGGCAGGACGGTTCCCGGTCTGCTCGCCTGGGACCACGTCATGATCGGGATGGCCGAGCTGCCGGGCCGGTTCCCGTACATGCTCATCACACCGCAGTACGAGATCGAGCGGCTGCTGCTGAAGCGAGCCCTGGAGGCCGGGGTGCACCTGCTGGCGGGACACGCCGTCACCGGCCTGCAACAGGGCGCCGACGATGTCAGCGTGCACGTGCGCACGCCGGACAGAGAGGAAAGCACCCTGCGTGCGCTGTACGTGGTGGGTGCCGACGGGCGGCGCAGTGTCGTTCGCGAGGCGGCCGGCATCGCCTTCCCCGGCCATGCCGTGACCCGCTCGATGATGCTCGCCGACGTCCGGCTGACCGAGGAGCCCAAGAACGTGCTGTCGGTCAACGGGGTGCGCGAAGGGTTCGTGTTCATCGCCCCGTTCGGCGACGGCTGGTATCGCGTCATCTGCTACAACCATCTCAACGGCGACCTGCCTGACGAGGCTCCGGTCGACCTGGAGGAGCTGAAGTGGCTGACCGGCAAGGCGTACGGCACCGATTTCGGCATGCACAGCCCACGCTGGATGTCGCGTTTCCACAGTGACGAGCGGCAGGCGGCCAGTTACCGGGCCGGGCGCGTGTTCGTCGCCGGCGACGCCGCCCACGTGCACGTGCCCGCCGGCGGCCAGGGCATGAACACCGGCCTGCAGGACGCGGCCAATCTGAGCTGGAAACTCGTCGCCGCGGTACGCGGCTGGGCCCGGCCCGGCCTGCTGGACACCTACGACAACGAGCGTCACCCGGTGGGCCGGGCCGTTCTGCGCACCAGCGGGATCTACAGCCGGATGGCGCTGCTGCGCTCACCCTTCCTGCGTACGCTCCGCAACCGGATCAGTGGCACGGCCATGCGGATCACGCCGATCCGCCGGGCCGTGGCCCTCAACATGCTCTCCGGCATCTCCCATCGCTACGCCGCACCCGAAGGTGCCCATCCGTGGGTGGGGCGGCGTGTACCCGACTTCGCGCTCGACGGTGCGGCCGGCAGGTTGTACGAGGCACTGCGCGGCGGCAGGTTCGTGCTCAGCACTCCGCTGGTTCCGCCGTCCGGCTGGAGTGACCGCGTCGAGCACGTCATTCCCGCCGATCGTGGGATGCGCAGCATGCTGATCCGGCCTGACGGCCATCTCGCCTGGGCCGGGGACGGAGACCTGGCCCGGCCGCTGGCCGATTGGTGCGGCCCCGCCTCCTGA
- a CDS encoding TetR/AcrR family transcriptional regulator, translating to MSHDDVKIVQIRAAAKTLFLRHGFANVSTAALAKEAGVSKETLYTRYPSKEAVLADVLEHLITTTEELPVATTVITCRTDLERELRNFADKLLAGLMDREYMELARIVIAETPRLPHVGETFRGAVPDRAMAVARGLLAAARDADVIEDLDLHSAALMLVSPLVIHALVNVLLVAPTAERPPATLDVDSCVSLFLRTIVFKEKAA from the coding sequence ATGAGTCACGACGATGTGAAGATCGTGCAGATTCGGGCGGCGGCGAAAACGTTGTTCCTGCGCCACGGATTCGCCAACGTGAGCACGGCGGCCCTGGCCAAGGAAGCGGGCGTGTCGAAGGAAACCCTGTACACGCGGTATCCGAGCAAGGAGGCCGTGCTGGCGGACGTGCTGGAGCACCTCATCACCACCACCGAAGAGTTGCCCGTCGCCACCACGGTCATCACCTGCAGAACCGATCTGGAACGCGAGCTGCGCAACTTCGCCGACAAACTCCTGGCCGGGCTCATGGACCGGGAGTACATGGAACTGGCGCGCATCGTCATCGCCGAGACGCCGCGGCTCCCTCACGTGGGGGAGACCTTCCGCGGCGCCGTCCCCGACCGGGCGATGGCGGTGGCCAGAGGGCTGCTGGCGGCGGCACGGGACGCGGACGTGATCGAGGACCTGGATCTGCACAGCGCGGCCCTCATGCTCGTGTCACCCCTGGTCATTCACGCGTTGGTGAACGTCCTGCTGGTCGCGCCCACGGCCGAGAGGCCCCCCGCGACGCTGGACGTCGACTCATGCGTGTCCCTGTTTCTCAGAACGATCGTCTTCAAGGAGAAAGCAGCATGA
- a CDS encoding quinone oxidoreductase family protein — protein MKAIQMHAVGGPEVLRLGEIDVPQPGAGQVLVKVEAAGVTYGDVMKRQGGFGPDLPLPAGLGLVAAGSVAAVGAEVSAPALGSRVMAWVEHGYAEYALASASAVVPLPDTVDVREATALPVQGVTAYQTLHDAARLQPGESVLIHAAAGGVGNLAVQFARLHGASTVIGTASRPDKLGHIRGLGAVAVDYTDEKWPQHVLDATDGKGVDVVLDSVGGTIAAKSLECLAPFGRLVSFGAASGSPAAVTGMSLMFNNQSIIGYGLPGQMQKPARLAEVVGKLVQHLADGELDVTIGQALSLEQAEQAHRAIDQRDVVGATVLLP, from the coding sequence ATGAAAGCCATCCAGATGCACGCGGTCGGCGGCCCCGAAGTGCTGCGCCTGGGCGAGATCGACGTCCCTCAGCCTGGAGCCGGCCAAGTCCTGGTGAAGGTGGAGGCCGCCGGCGTGACCTACGGCGACGTCATGAAGCGCCAGGGCGGATTCGGGCCCGACCTGCCTCTTCCCGCGGGCCTGGGACTCGTCGCGGCGGGAAGCGTGGCCGCGGTCGGTGCCGAGGTGAGCGCGCCGGCTCTGGGCTCCCGCGTGATGGCCTGGGTGGAGCACGGTTATGCCGAGTACGCCCTGGCCTCTGCCTCGGCGGTCGTTCCGCTGCCGGACACCGTCGATGTGCGCGAGGCGACCGCCCTGCCGGTGCAAGGAGTGACGGCGTACCAGACCCTGCATGACGCCGCTCGCCTGCAGCCCGGAGAGTCCGTCCTCATCCACGCCGCGGCGGGAGGCGTGGGCAACCTGGCTGTGCAGTTCGCCCGCCTGCACGGTGCGAGCACGGTCATCGGCACCGCCAGCCGGCCCGACAAGCTCGGGCACATCCGCGGTCTCGGCGCCGTCGCCGTCGACTACACCGATGAGAAATGGCCGCAGCACGTGCTCGACGCCACGGACGGGAAGGGCGTGGACGTGGTGCTCGACTCCGTGGGGGGCACCATCGCCGCAAAGAGCCTGGAGTGCCTGGCGCCGTTCGGGCGGCTGGTGAGCTTCGGGGCGGCCAGCGGCTCTCCGGCAGCCGTCACCGGCATGTCCCTGATGTTCAACAACCAGTCGATCATCGGTTACGGGCTCCCGGGACAGATGCAGAAGCCGGCCCGCCTGGCGGAGGTCGTCGGGAAGCTGGTGCAGCACCTGGCCGACGGCGAGCTCGATGTCACCATCGGGCAGGCGCTCTCCCTCGAACAAGCCGAGCAGGCACATCGGGCCATCGACCAGCGCGACGTGGTGGGAGCGACCGTTCTGCTGCCCTGA
- a CDS encoding FAD-dependent monooxygenase gives MDVLIVGAGPTGLTMAVELARRHIDVRVIDALPAPTTETRALGVQPRTLELFDRLELTEATIAAGVPVADFHIFSENKQFLDLSVSRLDTPYPYLLMAPQPRVEEVLTRRLLDYGVKVEREVELTALSQGPGEVQAELLHGDGTTEQAHVPWLIGCDGAHSTVRHRLGVPFVGEAFEENFAVADGRVDWPVPYDVFHAFLNKGRFVAYFPMPGGMHRITIAYPPGHVPQGEVTFEEVRSAVAVCSPPGTRLVEILESGRFRINQRKVARHSVDRVFLAGDAAHVHSVVGGQGMNTGIQDAFNLGWKLAAVVQGRAPAGLLDTYAAERSPVAARLVKGTRRATRMTLLSNPIATAARRILAPHITPLPAVQKPLSRALTQLDVSYRDGSGGSNDDRLAVGDRFPEIGLQHPWKHTLLVFGMEPPTLRSVLGDLDDLIDVRLISDARTRERCGIQDDGLVLVRPDGYLALLGGDVHHLSTYLTTTFGSRRNT, from the coding sequence GTGGACGTATTGATCGTCGGCGCCGGGCCGACCGGGCTCACCATGGCGGTCGAGCTGGCCAGGCGCCACATCGACGTACGCGTCATCGACGCCCTCCCGGCGCCGACCACCGAGACCAGGGCGCTGGGAGTTCAGCCGAGGACGCTGGAGCTGTTCGATCGGCTGGAGCTGACGGAGGCGACGATCGCCGCGGGGGTCCCGGTGGCCGACTTCCACATCTTCAGCGAGAACAAGCAGTTCCTCGACCTGAGCGTGAGCCGGTTGGACACGCCCTACCCGTACCTGCTGATGGCGCCGCAGCCGAGGGTGGAGGAGGTCCTCACCCGGAGGCTCCTGGACTACGGCGTCAAAGTCGAGCGCGAGGTCGAGCTGACCGCTCTGTCCCAGGGGCCCGGCGAGGTCCAGGCCGAGTTGCTGCACGGCGACGGTACGACGGAGCAGGCCCACGTCCCGTGGCTGATCGGTTGCGACGGCGCGCACAGCACCGTACGCCACCGGCTCGGCGTGCCCTTCGTCGGTGAGGCGTTCGAGGAGAACTTCGCCGTGGCCGACGGCCGGGTGGACTGGCCGGTGCCCTACGACGTCTTCCACGCCTTTCTCAACAAGGGCCGGTTCGTGGCCTACTTCCCGATGCCCGGCGGCATGCACCGCATCACGATCGCCTACCCGCCGGGCCACGTCCCGCAGGGTGAGGTGACGTTCGAGGAGGTCCGCTCCGCCGTGGCCGTCTGCTCCCCGCCGGGCACCCGCCTGGTGGAGATCCTGGAGTCTGGCCGTTTTCGCATCAACCAGCGCAAGGTGGCGCGCCATTCGGTCGATCGCGTCTTCCTCGCCGGTGACGCTGCCCATGTCCATTCCGTCGTCGGCGGCCAGGGCATGAACACCGGCATCCAGGACGCCTTCAACCTCGGCTGGAAGCTCGCCGCGGTGGTCCAGGGCCGGGCGCCCGCCGGCCTGCTGGACACCTATGCCGCGGAGCGTTCGCCGGTCGCGGCACGTCTGGTGAAAGGAACGCGTCGGGCGACCCGCATGACGCTGCTGAGCAACCCGATCGCCACGGCGGCCCGGCGCATCCTGGCGCCGCACATCACTCCGCTTCCCGCCGTGCAGAAGCCCCTGTCGCGGGCGTTGACCCAGCTCGATGTGTCGTATCGCGACGGCTCGGGTGGCAGCAACGACGACCGGCTCGCCGTCGGCGATCGATTCCCCGAGATCGGCCTGCAGCACCCTTGGAAGCACACGCTGCTGGTCTTCGGCATGGAGCCGCCCACCCTGCGGAGCGTGCTCGGCGACCTCGACGACCTGATCGACGTCCGGCTCATCTCGGACGCAAGGACGCGGGAGCGCTGCGGAATCCAGGACGACGGGCTCGTCCTGGTCCGCCCCGACGGCTACCTGGCCCTGCTCGGCGGCGACGTTCACCACCTTTCCACCTATCTCACCACGACATTCGGATCACGGAGGAACACATGA
- a CDS encoding TetR/AcrR family transcriptional regulator, which yields MRILLKGVCSEEKLLEAVPGIFADASAPLRTGVLHASLLGFVVLRHVLRLEPLASIDREDLIELA from the coding sequence ATGCGCATCCTGCTGAAGGGCGTGTGCTCGGAGGAGAAGCTGCTGGAAGCGGTTCCCGGCATCTTCGCCGACGCCTCGGCCCCGCTCCGGACCGGCGTGCTCCATGCCTCCCTCCTCGGCTTCGTCGTGCTGCGCCACGTGCTCCGGCTCGAACCCCTGGCGTCCATCGACCGCGAGGACCTCATCGAACTGGCCTGA
- a CDS encoding RidA family protein translates to MAVTLINPEGVPQSEAYRQLPVATGSRLVFVAGQVARDADGNRVGESDLAAQTEQCYLNVAIALAAAGGSFGDVAKVTIYAVDYTLDKMPLLLEGIGRAAWKLGVRPVR, encoded by the coding sequence ATGGCCGTCACTCTGATCAATCCCGAAGGAGTGCCGCAGAGCGAGGCGTACCGGCAGTTGCCGGTCGCCACCGGATCGAGGCTGGTCTTCGTCGCCGGTCAGGTCGCCCGCGACGCCGACGGAAACAGAGTCGGGGAGAGTGACCTCGCCGCTCAGACCGAGCAGTGCTATCTCAACGTCGCCATCGCGCTGGCGGCGGCGGGAGGTTCCTTCGGCGACGTGGCGAAGGTGACCATCTATGCCGTCGATTACACCCTCGACAAGATGCCCCTGCTGCTGGAGGGGATCGGCCGGGCCGCCTGGAAGCTGGGCGTCAGGCCAGTTCGATGA
- a CDS encoding MFS transporter: protein MRRPEPGQRALRRPGLIRGWRLVGALAATQTIGFGVLYYSFTVVLRSMSEEQHADASQLSLALTLSVLITAIGAPAVGRYLDVHGGRGLMTAGSVLGALSLLTWSQVGTVVQLYVVFAAIGVASAMVLYEAAFAVIVARLPAGARAGALPAVTVAAGFASSIFMPLTALLVHACGWRQALVVLAAVYGVTAIPLHAIAVRRPRPADAPPQAATVPRPGDRAGLVRAATRQAAFWLPATAFTLYNAAVATISILLIDYLVGLGHEPLLAAGVAGLLGVLSVTGRLVTTGLQRRLPVALVAAVIFTLQAAGAAALPFVGASRAGAIAAVLLFGLGLGVGTIARPHLLTGRYGTTAYASLSGRLALPATLAKADAPTAAMAIAGTAGYGWVMAAVTVACLIAAASLTAFHRVPSGSAT from the coding sequence ATGAGGCGTCCGGAGCCCGGACAACGGGCCCTCCGCCGCCCGGGCCTCATACGAGGCTGGCGCCTGGTCGGCGCACTGGCCGCCACCCAGACGATCGGGTTCGGTGTCCTCTATTACAGCTTCACGGTCGTGCTCCGCTCGATGAGCGAAGAGCAGCACGCCGATGCCTCGCAGCTCTCGCTCGCCTTGACGCTGTCGGTTCTCATCACCGCGATCGGCGCACCGGCCGTGGGCCGGTACCTGGACGTCCACGGTGGCCGGGGGCTCATGACGGCGGGGTCCGTGCTGGGCGCCTTGTCGCTCCTGACCTGGTCGCAGGTGGGCACGGTGGTCCAGCTGTACGTGGTCTTCGCCGCCATCGGCGTCGCCTCGGCCATGGTGCTGTACGAGGCGGCCTTCGCCGTGATCGTCGCCCGCCTTCCGGCAGGGGCCCGCGCCGGGGCGCTGCCGGCGGTGACGGTCGCGGCCGGCTTCGCCTCCTCCATCTTCATGCCGCTGACGGCCCTGCTCGTCCATGCCTGCGGCTGGCGGCAGGCCCTGGTCGTCCTCGCCGCCGTCTACGGCGTGACCGCCATCCCACTGCACGCCATCGCCGTACGCAGGCCACGTCCTGCCGACGCCCCACCGCAGGCGGCGACCGTCCCGCGACCAGGTGATCGGGCCGGGCTGGTCCGCGCCGCCACGCGTCAGGCGGCGTTCTGGTTGCCGGCCACCGCCTTCACCCTGTACAACGCCGCAGTGGCGACCATCTCCATCCTGCTGATCGACTACCTCGTCGGCCTCGGCCACGAGCCACTCCTGGCCGCCGGTGTGGCCGGGCTCCTGGGAGTGCTGTCGGTCACCGGCCGGCTGGTCACCACCGGCCTGCAGCGCCGGCTACCCGTCGCGCTCGTCGCCGCGGTCATCTTCACCCTGCAGGCCGCGGGCGCCGCGGCACTGCCGTTCGTCGGCGCGAGCCGGGCCGGCGCGATCGCCGCCGTGCTGTTGTTCGGGCTCGGCCTCGGAGTGGGCACCATCGCCCGGCCACACCTGCTGACCGGGCGCTACGGCACCACGGCCTACGCCAGCCTGTCCGGCCGGCTCGCTCTGCCCGCCACCCTCGCCAAGGCCGACGCCCCCACCGCTGCCATGGCCATCGCCGGCACGGCCGGATACGGATGGGTGATGGCCGCCGTCACCGTCGCCTGTCTGATCGCGGCGGCGTCACTGACCGCCTTTCATCGCGTGCCCTCGGGGTCGGCCACCTGA
- a CDS encoding NADP-dependent oxidoreductase codes for MRAVQQREWGGPEVLEVVDVPAPKPAPTEVLVKVVAAGINPVDFYTRMGVAYNRVLSLPFINGWDLSGIVVEVGYGVTRFKEGDRVFGMPWFPREAGAYAEYVTAPSRHLALMPEGMSFTEAAALPLAGLTAWQMAVDIAGAGPGRRVLVAAAAGGVGHLAVQVAKAQGSYVIGTASAAKHDFVRRMGADEVIDYTAVDVTKEVRDVDVAIQMFGGDTGLQTLECLRPGGLMVSGQGAWTPGMTERAGELGVRALSYLVEPDAAGLESLSRLYREGRLAVHVEREFPLEEVAAAHDLVAKGRTTGKVVLQVADPEGTR; via the coding sequence ATGCGTGCGGTGCAACAGCGTGAATGGGGCGGCCCGGAGGTGCTGGAGGTCGTCGACGTACCGGCGCCGAAGCCGGCCCCGACCGAGGTGCTGGTCAAGGTGGTCGCCGCGGGAATCAACCCGGTGGACTTCTACACGCGGATGGGCGTGGCCTACAACCGGGTGCTGAGCCTGCCCTTCATCAATGGCTGGGACCTGTCGGGCATCGTGGTCGAAGTGGGCTACGGGGTCACCCGGTTCAAGGAAGGAGACCGGGTGTTCGGCATGCCGTGGTTCCCTCGTGAGGCGGGCGCGTACGCCGAGTACGTGACGGCGCCGTCGCGGCACCTGGCGCTGATGCCGGAGGGGATGTCGTTCACCGAGGCGGCCGCTCTGCCGCTGGCTGGCCTGACGGCGTGGCAGATGGCAGTCGACATCGCCGGGGCCGGCCCGGGCCGGCGCGTGCTGGTGGCCGCGGCGGCCGGGGGAGTGGGGCATCTGGCCGTGCAGGTCGCCAAGGCGCAGGGGTCCTACGTGATCGGTACGGCCAGCGCGGCCAAGCACGACTTCGTCCGCCGGATGGGTGCCGACGAGGTGATCGACTACACCGCGGTGGACGTGACGAAGGAGGTGCGAGACGTCGACGTCGCCATCCAGATGTTCGGTGGGGACACCGGGCTGCAGACGCTGGAGTGCCTGCGGCCTGGCGGGCTGATGGTGAGCGGGCAGGGGGCGTGGACGCCCGGCATGACCGAGCGGGCCGGCGAGCTCGGTGTGCGCGCTCTGTCGTACCTGGTGGAGCCGGACGCCGCCGGGCTGGAGTCGCTGTCGCGGCTGTATCGCGAGGGCCGGCTCGCGGTGCACGTGGAGCGGGAGTTCCCGCTGGAGGAGGTGGCCGCGGCCCATGACCTGGTGGCCAAGGGGCGGACCACGGGCAAGGTCGTCCTTCAGGTGGCCGACCCCGAGGGCACGCGATGA
- a CDS encoding winged helix-turn-helix transcriptional regulator: MEQRAYNQYCATARTLDLVGDRWTLLLIRELLTGPKRFGDLQHSLRGLGTGLLAARLKHLEREGLARKVTLPPPARTAAYALTQAGADLEPVVLALARWGLTWAMDEPREQEAFHPGWAVLGLKACFDPEAAVGLRAVYEFRVEEEVFHARVHDGAIETVHGPAQQPDVVITSSRRAFRDLASSRLTLAEALDSGAASASGDRHALRRLHHLFRLPRQRTRSAESSSPS, from the coding sequence GTGGAACAGCGGGCCTACAACCAGTACTGCGCGACTGCGCGCACACTCGATCTCGTCGGAGATCGCTGGACCCTGCTGCTGATCCGCGAGCTCCTGACGGGCCCCAAGCGTTTCGGCGACCTGCAGCACAGCCTGCGCGGCCTGGGCACAGGGCTGCTGGCCGCGCGGCTGAAGCACCTGGAACGTGAGGGACTGGCGCGCAAGGTCACCTTGCCGCCGCCGGCTCGTACCGCCGCCTATGCCCTCACCCAGGCCGGGGCCGACCTCGAGCCCGTGGTGCTGGCCCTGGCCCGGTGGGGGCTGACGTGGGCGATGGACGAACCTCGTGAACAGGAGGCCTTCCACCCCGGCTGGGCCGTGCTCGGATTGAAGGCCTGCTTCGACCCCGAAGCCGCCGTAGGCCTGCGGGCCGTCTACGAGTTCCGGGTGGAGGAGGAAGTCTTCCACGCCCGCGTCCACGACGGCGCGATCGAAACCGTGCACGGCCCCGCCCAGCAGCCGGATGTGGTCATCACCAGCAGCCGGCGAGCCTTTCGCGACCTCGCCTCCAGCAGATTGACGCTCGCCGAAGCGCTCGACAGCGGCGCCGCCTCCGCCTCCGGCGACCGGCACGCCCTGCGCCGGCTCCACCACCTGTTCCGGCTGCCGCGTCAGCGAACCCGCTCAGCGGAGTCGTCCTCTCCTTCGTGA